CCGCGCGCGGCCGTGATCAGTTCGCTGTGCGCGCCGGCGCGAGCACGCTGCCGGTCCTGGTGCTGGAGCGCTTCGAAGACGGTGCCCGGCTAGAGGTTGCCGGGCAGAAGCGCGTGATCCGCTTTGCGAAGGACGGTGATACATTGACGCTTTTCCACAATGGGCGGAATCTTGTCTTCCACCTGCCGGATGCGCTGACCGGCGGACATAGCAGCGAGATCGCCGACGATGAGCTCATCGCGCCCATGCCGGGGCTGGTGAAGCTGGTGCGCGTCGGTGCCGGCGAGGCGGTCAGCAAGGGACAGCCGCTCGTCGTCATGGAGGCGATGAAGATGGAGCTGACGCTTGCGGCGTCGCGCGAGGGAACAGTGGCAAGCGTGCACGTGGCGGAGGGGGCGCAGGTCAGCGAGGGCACGGTGCTGGTGACGCTCATGGAGGAGGCTGCGCAATGACGCCGCCGGAGCATGTGACGATCGTCGAAGTGGCACCGCGCGACGGACTGCAGAACGAGTCCCGGCTCGTCGACACCGAGGACAAGATCAGGCTCGTCGACCTGCTCTCCGATTGCGGTTACGAGCGCATCGAGGTGACGAGCTTCGTGAGCCCGCGCTGGGTGCCGCAACTGGCCGATGCGCCGGCCGTCATGACCGGCATCACCCGGCGTCCGGGCACGCGCTATGCGGCGCTGACGCCGAACATGCGGGGCTTCGAGGCCGCGCGTGCGGTGCATGTCGACGAGGTGGCGATCTTCGCCTCCGCCTCCGAAAGCTTCTCGGAGAAGAACATCAATTGCTCGATCGCCGAGAGCATCGAACGGTTTCGACCGGTCGCCGAGGCCGCCCGTAGCCATCGCATTCCCCTGCGCGGCTATGTGAGCTGCGTTGTAGAATGCCCCTATGAGGGTGCGATCGCACCGGCCGCGGCCGCCCGCGTGGCGCGGTTGCTTGCCGATCTCGGCTGTTACGAAATCAGTCTCGGCGACACGATCGGGCGCGGCACGCCGGAGGCGGTCGATGCCATGCTTTCGGCCGTACTCGACGACATTGTCGCGACAAAGCTTGCGGGCCACTTTCATGACACGTCCGGGCGAGCGCTCGAGAATATCGCGGTCGCGCTGGAGCGAGGCCTCAGAGTGTTCGATGCGTCCGCCGGCGGTCTCGGCGGCTGCCCCTATGCGCCGGGCGCGGCGGGCAACGTCGACACGCTTGCGGTGAACGCCTTTATCGAGGCGAGGGGATTTTCCACCGGACTTGACGCCGAAAAGCTCGCGCGAGCCGCTCGTTTCGCACGATCCCTGAGGAGCGCGGCATGACGTTGCAGACAATCCGCTATGCGATCGACGGCCGGGGCGTCGCCCGGCTGACGCTTGCGCGTCCGGAAAAACACAATGCCCTCTCTGCTCTTATGATCAGCGAACTCACGGACGTGGCCGGCCGGCTTGGAGCCGATGCGACCGTGCGGGCGGTCATTCTCGAGGCTGAGGGCAAGAGCTTCTGCGCCGGCGGCGATCTGGAATGGATGCGGCAGCAGTTTGCGGCAGACAGGCCGACGCGCATCGCGGAGGCGACGCGGCTGGCGATGATGTTCAAGGCGTTGAACGAGATGCCGAAACCGCTGATCGCACGCATCCATGGCAACGCCTTCGGCGGTGGGGTGGGGCTGATCAGCGTATGCGATGCCGTTGTCGCCGAGCATGGTGCAAAGTTCGGACTGACCGAAACCCGCCTCGGGCTCATCCCGGCGACCATCAGCCCCTATGTCATCGCCCGGATCGGTGAGGCAAGGGCGCGGCCTCTGTTCATGTCCGCGCGGATTTTTGGGGCCGAAGAAGCAAAAACCGCCGGGTTGGTGTCGATGGTTGTGAACGTCGCTTCTCTTGACGCTGCCGTCGAGGCGGAGGTCGCGTCTTTTCTGACGGCGGCCCCCGGAGCAGTCGGCCGCGCCAAACGCCTTGCTCGATCGCTCGGCGCGCCCATCACCGATGCGGTCATTGCCGCCACGATCGAGCAGCTTGCCGACACCTGGGAAATGGAAGAAGCCCGCGAAGGGGTTTCCGCCTTCTTCGAGCGGCGCGAACCTTCCTGGCGCGCATGATCGCGGATTGCGCTTGAATTGATTGGAAATTGAACCTAGATTTATGATCTCCTGATCAAACCAGGGTCGAATTCATGATGGCCATCGATTTCCAGATTCCTGCCGCGCGTTTCGGGGACGGTCATTCTCCGTTTCTGTCGGCGCGGCTGGTTGCCGATAGGCTGGGTATTACGCTTGCCGAGCTGGCAAAGCTCATTGGTGTCGCCCGCAACACGCTGACGGCAAAGTCCGGCATTCGAAAGGTCGACAGTGCCCTGAGCAAGGTCGTTCGCATCCTCGCTATGGCATCCGAAATGGCGGGCGACGAGGCTCGCGCCGTCATCTGGTTCAAGCATCAGCCGATCCCCGGCTGGGCCGGCAAAACGGCATATGATCTCGTCGGCGAAGGCAAAGCCGACAAGGTTCTCGCCTACCTCGAGGCGATCCGCGCCGGCGTCTACGCCTAGCGAATGAGGAAAAGTGTAAGCGGTCTTCCGTCCGCGTCCCGCTCTGGCTCGAAAGCCAACTCGATAACCCTCTGGCGCGCCTTCGTGCCGCGCTGGGCCCACCTGCCGCTTTCCGGCGAGGGTGCCGCCCGCTTCGGCGGCCGGTGGAACCCGATCGGCACGCCGACGATCTACGCCGCGCGCGAGCTTTCAACCGCCTGGGCCGAATATAATCAGGGTTTCGTGCAGCACCCGGCGCTGATCGTGCAGCTCGAGCTTCGCGATGCGAAGCTGGCGGACCTGACGGATGCCGGCGCGCTTGCGGAACTTGGTGTCGACGAGACCATCCACCGCTGCGAGTGGCGCGACGAACTCGATCGAGGTGCCGTGCCGCAGACGCATAGAACGCAAGTGGATCTCGCCTCCCGCGGGTTTCATGGTGTGATCTATCCCTCGTTCATGTCGCCCGGCGGCACCTGCGCCGCCCTCTGGTGCTGGAACGGTCGCGACGGGCCGAGCCTCGCCGTCATCGATCCGGAAGGCCGGTTGCCGAACTCGCCGGCGTCGTGGCTCTAGCATTAGACCTAGGTGAAACGGCGATCCGGGCGCGCCCCTCATCTGCCTGCCGCCCCTTCTCCCCGCAAGCGAGACAAAGGGCTGGCGGCCGCCCGCTGCGCTCCTCGCCCCGCTTGCGGGGAGAGGGCTGGGGGGCGGGGCGAAATTAAGGGCAAACTCGGGAGGACGAAATCAGCAGACTACTGCATGTGTCCTTAAATCGTACCCGATTTAAGGACAAAAACATGCAGCAATTCAAAGTGCTACAGCGTCCTTTGTGCGTCTGAAAAGACGCACGGCGCTGTAGGGCGGCGGGAGGGCGCGTGCTCTCAGGTTCCGGTGCGCGCGAGCTCGGCTGCTGGCGTTTCTACCTTTTGCGGCGACTGTTGCTGGTTCTCCTCCTTGCGGAAAAGCTTCCATTTCGTCGGTCGGAAGGCGACGCGGGTGTGATCGGTGGAGGTCGCGCGCTCCGGCGGCAGCTCGATCTCCACGGAATGGTGGGCTCGCCCGAGATCGAGTTCGAGGTGGCGGGTGCCGGCCACCCGCCGGCTGGCCGTGACGAGACCGGCAAGACAGCCGCCGCAGCCGTCGATCAGTTCGATGTCGTGCGGGCGGAAGTGGAGGGTTGCCGTGCCATCTGGCTCGTTGGCGGCCCGGAGGCCGATTGGCCGGTCCTCGAACCAGATCTCGCCATTGGCAAGCGTGACGTTGAGACAGTTCGACTGGCCGATGAAGCCGTAGACGAAGGGCGAGACCGGATGATCGTAAATCTCGTCGGGGGTGCCGACCTGCTCGATGGCGCCCTTGCTCATGACGACCACGCGGTCGGCAAGCTCCAGCGCCTCTTCCTGATCGTGGGTCACGAAGATCGTAGTGTGGCCGGTGCGGTCGTGGATCTCGCGCAGCCACTTCCGGAGCTCCTTGCGCACCTGCGCGTCGAGTGCGCCGAAGGGCTCGTCGAGAAGCAGCACGTTCGGTTCGACCGCCATGGCGCGGGCAAGCGCCACGCGCTGCCGTTGACCGCCGGAAAGCTGGCCCGGGTAGCGCTTCTCGAGACCGGAGAGCTGCACGAGATCGATGAGGTCGAGTGCGCGACGGCGGATCTCAGCGGCGGGCGGCCGGCGGTTGGCCGGCCGCACTTTGAGCCCGAAGGAGACATTGTCGAGCACCGTCATGTGACGGAACAGGGCGTAGTGCTGGAAGACGAAACCGATGTTTCGCTCCTGCACGCTCTTTCTCGATGCATCCTGTTCGCCGAAGAAGATCATGCCCTCGGTCGGGCTCTCAAGACCGGCCACCAGTCGCAGCAGGGTTGTCTTTCCCGAGCCGGAGGGACCGAGAAGGGCGATCAGTTCACCGGACCGGATGTCGAGGGAAACGTCTTCGAGCGCCGGGAAGCGGCCGAATTCCTTGCGTATGTTCTGGACGCGGACTTCCATTGGTGTCTGGCCTTTCAATGCCTGCGGCTGGCAGCGATCTCGTCGCTGTAGCGAAGTTCAAGTCCCGTCTTCAAAACGAGCGTTACCAGCGCCAGAAGCGCAAGGAGTGCCGCCACCGCAAAGGCGGCGACGAAGTTGTATTCATTATAGAGGATTTCGACCTGCAACGGCATCGTGTTCGTCTGACCGCGAATATGGCCGGAAACGACCG
The Ensifer sp. WSM1721 genome window above contains:
- a CDS encoding hydroxymethylglutaryl-CoA lyase; protein product: MTPPEHVTIVEVAPRDGLQNESRLVDTEDKIRLVDLLSDCGYERIEVTSFVSPRWVPQLADAPAVMTGITRRPGTRYAALTPNMRGFEAARAVHVDEVAIFASASESFSEKNINCSIAESIERFRPVAEAARSHRIPLRGYVSCVVECPYEGAIAPAAAARVARLLADLGCYEISLGDTIGRGTPEAVDAMLSAVLDDIVATKLAGHFHDTSGRALENIAVALERGLRVFDASAGGLGGCPYAPGAAGNVDTLAVNAFIEARGFSTGLDAEKLARAARFARSLRSAA
- a CDS encoding RES family NAD+ phosphorylase codes for the protein MRKSVSGLPSASRSGSKANSITLWRAFVPRWAHLPLSGEGAARFGGRWNPIGTPTIYAARELSTAWAEYNQGFVQHPALIVQLELRDAKLADLTDAGALAELGVDETIHRCEWRDELDRGAVPQTHRTQVDLASRGFHGVIYPSFMSPGGTCAALWCWNGRDGPSLAVIDPEGRLPNSPASWL
- a CDS encoding sulfate/molybdate ABC transporter ATP-binding protein, whose translation is MEVRVQNIRKEFGRFPALEDVSLDIRSGELIALLGPSGSGKTTLLRLVAGLESPTEGMIFFGEQDASRKSVQERNIGFVFQHYALFRHMTVLDNVSFGLKVRPANRRPPAAEIRRRALDLIDLVQLSGLEKRYPGQLSGGQRQRVALARAMAVEPNVLLLDEPFGALDAQVRKELRKWLREIHDRTGHTTIFVTHDQEEALELADRVVVMSKGAIEQVGTPDEIYDHPVSPFVYGFIGQSNCLNVTLANGEIWFEDRPIGLRAANEPDGTATLHFRPHDIELIDGCGGCLAGLVTASRRVAGTRHLELDLGRAHHSVEIELPPERATSTDHTRVAFRPTKWKLFRKEENQQQSPQKVETPAAELARTGT
- a CDS encoding MbcA/ParS/Xre antitoxin family protein, with translation MMAIDFQIPAARFGDGHSPFLSARLVADRLGITLAELAKLIGVARNTLTAKSGIRKVDSALSKVVRILAMASEMAGDEARAVIWFKHQPIPGWAGKTAYDLVGEGKADKVLAYLEAIRAGVYA
- a CDS encoding crotonase/enoyl-CoA hydratase family protein, whose protein sequence is MTLQTIRYAIDGRGVARLTLARPEKHNALSALMISELTDVAGRLGADATVRAVILEAEGKSFCAGGDLEWMRQQFAADRPTRIAEATRLAMMFKALNEMPKPLIARIHGNAFGGGVGLISVCDAVVAEHGAKFGLTETRLGLIPATISPYVIARIGEARARPLFMSARIFGAEEAKTAGLVSMVVNVASLDAAVEAEVASFLTAAPGAVGRAKRLARSLGAPITDAVIAATIEQLADTWEMEEAREGVSAFFERREPSWRA